Proteins from a genomic interval of Leishmania braziliensis MHOM/BR/75/M2904 complete genome, chromosome 24:
- a CDS encoding amastin-like surface protein-like protein: MNPSSHMFLHLPNPDRDLRLCLLHDKLHPLPCIRHSLCRLRPSCYSTNTLFTRAFATPAAAHLYYPHLLLFLHSPGHLHRSLGKWFAFWNTHTSQSPDSTLVVIAHTLHPPLPPPHIHTHAKMPACLPYYTGAMSFTLLHFLAWAFAFVATPTAQFQTPGHGCYTMWGYRTFCGNVPYDLTGDAAFGCARRTSTMRCGAAFGVMASGCGFAALVFAVLLNTQIQLPVIISFVLAAVCIPFTMISWACVASVYNMVMCGDRFGSKYPYTAGFVLMVASWGLEIIAVSILACTNWTRPPREEVDIAVSKD; this comes from the coding sequence ATGAACCCCTCTTCCCACATgtttctccacctccccaACCCGGACCGTGACCTTCGTCTTTGCCTGCTTCACGACAAGCTGCACCCCCTACCATGCATCCGTCATTCCTTGTGCCGCCTACGCCCCTCCTGCTATTCCACCAACACCCTGTTTACTCGAGCCTTCGccactcctgcagctgctcacctCTACTACCctcatctcctcctcttccttcactCTCCTGGTCACCTACACCGATCTCTCGGTAAGTGGTTCGCTTTCTGGAATACTCACACCTCCCAATCACCAGACTCGACACTTGTAGTCATCGCGCACACActccaccctcccctccccccgccacacatacacacacacgccaagaTGCCCGCTTGCCTCCCCTACTACACCGGCGCGATGTCCTTCACGCTCCTCCACTTCCTCGCCTGGGCATTCGCCTTTGTCGCCACGCCTACCGCGCAGTTCCAGACGCCCGGCCACGGCTGCTACACCATGTGGGGCTACCGCACGTTCTGCGGCAACGTGCCGTACGACCTGACCGGTGACGCCGCCTTCGGCTGTGCGCGCCGCACCTCCACgatgcgctgcggtgctgccttTGGTGTCATGGCGTCCGGGTGCGGCTTTGCCGCCCTCGTGTTCGCCGTCCTGCTCAACACGCAGATCCAGCTCCCCGTCATCATCTCCTTCGTGCTCGCCGCCGTCTGCATCCCGTTCACCATGATCTCCTGGGCCTGCGTGGCCAGCGTCTACAACATGGTCATGTGCGGCGACCGCTTCGGCAGCAAGTACCCCTACACCGCGGGCTTTGTGCTGATGGTCGCGTCCTGGGGCCTGGAAATTATCGCTGTGTCCATACTCGCCTGCACGAACTGGACGCGCCCGCcgagggaggaggtcgaCATCGCCGTCTCCAAGGACTAG